The proteins below come from a single Mustela nigripes isolate SB6536 chromosome 14, MUSNIG.SB6536, whole genome shotgun sequence genomic window:
- the NR0B2 gene encoding nuclear receptor subfamily 0 group B member 2, protein MSSSQPGTCPCQGAAGRPTILYALLSPSLRARPSVPPARSHCLCRQHRPVRLCAPHRTCREALDVLARTVGFLRNLPAFCQLPPQDQQRLLRGCWGPLFLLGLAQDTVTFEVAEAPVPSILKKILLEEPSSSTGGGQLPDRPQPSLAAVQWLRGCLESFWSLELGPKEYAFLKETILFNPDVPGLHASSHIGHLQQEAHHALWEVLEPCCPAGQGRLARALLTASTLKSISPSLLGDLFFRPIIGDIDIAGLLEDMLLLSQPIPAQAEIKCRWGRGWQP, encoded by the exons ATGAGCTCCAGCCAGCCAGGGACCTGCCCATGCCAGGGTGCTGCAGGCCGCCCAACCATTCTGTACGCGCTTCTGAGCCCTAGCCTCAGGGCTAGGCCCTCTGTGCCCCCGGCTCGGAGTCACTGCCTGTGCAGACAGCATCGGCCGGTCCGGCTGTGCGCTCCGCATCGCACCTGCCGGGAGGCCTTGGATGTTCTGGCCAGGACAGTAGGCTTCCTCAGGAATCTGCCGGCCTTCTGCCAGCTGCCCCCTCAGGATCAGCAGCGGCTGCTGCGGGGCTGCTGGGGCCCCCTCTTCCTGCTGGGGTTGGCCCAAGACACCGTGACTTTTGAGGTGGCCGAGGCCCCGGTCCCCAGCATACTCAAGAAGATCTTGCTGGAGGAGCCCAGTAGCAGCACAGGCGGCGGCCAGCTGCCGGATCGGCCCCAACCCTCACTGGCAGCGGTGCAGTGGCTTCGGGGCTGCCTGGAGTCCTTCTGGAGCCTGGAGCTGGGCCCCAAGGAATATGCCTTCCTGAAAGAGACCATCCTCTTCAATCCTG ACGTGCCAGGCCTCCATGCCTCCTCCCACATCGGACACCTGCAGCAAGAGGCTCACCATGCACTGTGGGAGGTTCTGGAGCCCTGCTGCCCCGCTGGCCAAGGCCGCTTGGCCCGTGCCCTCCTCACAGCCTCCACCCTCAAGTCCATCTCACCCAGCCTGCTTGGGGACCTCTTCTTCCGCCCGATCATTGGAGACATTGACATCGCTGGCCTCCTTGAGGACATGCTTTTGCTGAGTCAACCTATTCCAGCCCAGGCTGAGATCAAGTGTAGGTGGGGCAGAGGCTGGCAGCCCTGA